TGCCCTGGAACGCTTGGGCCGGTTGGACGTCCTGGTGGTCACCCCGGCCATCAACGTCCGCAAGCCCCTCCTGGACTACACCGACGAGGAGGTGGACCGGGTGGTGGACCTGAACCTCAAGGCCACCTTCCGCCTCCTCCGGGCGGGGGGGAGGGCCATGCGGGAGGGGGGTGGGGGGAGCCTCATCGCCCTGGCCTCCATCCGGGCCCTGGTGGTGGAGCCCGGCCAGGGGGTCTACGCCGCCACCAAGGCGGGGATCCTCCAGATCGTCCGCGCCCTGGCCGCAGAGCTTGGGCCCCACGGGGTGCGGGCGAACGCCGTGGCCCCCGGGCCCATAGAGACCCCCCTCACCGCCCCCATCCGGGCCCACCCAGCCTGGTACCGGGCCTACGCGGAGAAGACCGCCCTCCTGCGCTGGGGCAGGCCCGAGGAGGTGGCCATGGCCGTGGTCTTCCTGGCCTCCCCCGCCGCAAGCTACATCACCGGGACCCTCTTCCTGGTGGACGGCGGCTGGACGGCGGTGGACGGCCGCTTCACCCCGCCCCTTTGAACCCCGTGGAACGGGCCCTTCTGGCGGCAGAGGCGGTGGAGGAGAAGGAGGTGGTGGACCTCCTTAAGGCCCTGGTGCGGATCCCGAGCCACCACCCGGGGCCCGGAGAGGAGGGGGTGGTGGCCTTCCTCGAGGCCTTCCTCAAGGAGCGCGGCCTCAGGCCCTTCCGCCAGGAGGCGGCCCCGGGGCGGCCCAACCTGGTGGTGGACCTGGGCGAGGGGGAGGGAGGCCTCCTCCTCGAGGGGCACACGGACGTGGTCACCCCGGGGGACGAGGCCCTCTGGCGCTACCCGCCCTACGCCGGGGTGGTGGAGGGGGGAAGGCTTTTCGGCCGGG
Above is a window of Thermus islandicus DSM 21543 DNA encoding:
- a CDS encoding SDR family NAD(P)-dependent oxidoreductase; protein product: MANYRAMLDLSGRGALVVGAASGIGRASAEALAAFGARVLLADRDEGGLEAALKALREAGGEAEALALDVAKPDAGERAVGFALERLGRLDVLVVTPAINVRKPLLDYTDEEVDRVVDLNLKATFRLLRAGGRAMREGGGGSLIALASIRALVVEPGQGVYAATKAGILQIVRALAAELGPHGVRANAVAPGPIETPLTAPIRAHPAWYRAYAEKTALLRWGRPEEVAMAVVFLASPAASYITGTLFLVDGGWTAVDGRFTPPL